One Erpetoichthys calabaricus chromosome 9, fErpCal1.3, whole genome shotgun sequence genomic region harbors:
- the rnf224 gene encoding RING finger protein 224 yields the protein MDGRKDTRGPPGEAMLAEAELGADVEVIQKGHCGRDKLDCIICFCSFNLAERLPRKLYCGHTFCQACLLRLDVVLNEQRWIPCPQCRQNTPAPRGGVVMLDLDLASFLAAKCEAESQRAVPHHKGDELDGKLPGSKQEPVTQQPAIWSLETPIEPSFPRSPCCRKICLWCF from the exons ATGGACGGCAGGAAGGACACGCGAGGACCTCCAGGAGAAGCG ATGTTGGCGGAGGCAGAGTTGGGAGCAGACGTGGAGGTCATCCAGAAGGGCCATTGTGGCAGAGACAAGCTGGACTGCATCATCTGCTTCTGCAGCTTCAATCTGGCCGAGCGCCTGCCACGCAAGCTTTACTGCGGCCACACCTTCTGCCAGGCCTGCTTGCTTCGGCTGGATGTGGTCCTGAATGAGCAGCGCTGGATCCCCTGTCCTCAGTGCCGCCAAAACACCCCCGCGCCCCGGGGTGGGGTGGTCATGCTCGATCTGGACTTGGCCTCCTTCCTGGCGGCCAAATGTGAAGCAGAAAGCCAGAGAGCGGTGCCTCACCATAAGGGCGATGAACTGGATGGCAAGCTGCCCGGCAGTAAGCAGGAGCCAGTGACCCAGCAGCCTGCCATCTGGAGCCTCGAGACCCCCATAGAGCCCAGCTTTCCCAGGAGCCCGTGCTGCAGGAAGATTTGCTTGTGGTGCTTTTGA